In Nicotiana tabacum cultivar K326 chromosome 2, ASM71507v2, whole genome shotgun sequence, the following proteins share a genomic window:
- the LOC107812055 gene encoding large ribosomal subunit protein bL17c-like encodes MACGSTSASTTWSMSSLKSALPSAQTFSKPSLRFSVGSKPKSTSRLLHSFVGLAPLHPLLSLSSQDSTSFEHSFTVIDNGGRFSAMRHGRKVPKLNRPPDQRRALLRGLTTQLLKHGRIKTTKARARAVRKYVDKMITLAKDGTLHKRRQALGFIYEKQIVHALFTEVPERYGERNGGYTRIIRTLPRRGDNAPMAYIELV; translated from the exons ATGGCGTGCGGAAGCACATCTGCTTCCACGACTTGGAGCATGTCCTCTCTCAAGTCCGCACTCCCTTCCGCACAAACATTTTCGAAGCCTTCGCTCCGTTTCTCCGTTGGGTCCAAGCCCAAATCCACTTCCAGACTTCTTCACTCCTTCGTTGGTCTCGCTCCATTGCATCCGCTCCTTTCTCTTAGTTCCCAAG ATTCAACAAGTTTTGAGCACTCATTTACTGTGATTGATAATGGTGGCCGGTTTTCCGCCATGAGACATGGCAGGAAGGTGCCCAAACTGAATAGGCCCCCAGATCAGCGCCGGGCACTCTTACGAGGCCTCACAACTCAGCTCCTCAAGCACGGACGTATAAAGACCACTAAAGCAAGGGCCAGGGCAGTGAGAAAGTATGTCGATAAGATGATCACATTGGCAAAGGATGGCACTCTCCATAAGAGAAGGCAAGCCCTTGGATTCATCTATGAGAAGCAGATAGTGCATGCATTATTCACGGAGGTCCCGGAGAGATATGGAGAGAGGAATGGAGGATACACCAGGATAATAAGAACTCTACCCAGGCGAGGAGACAATGCACCAATGGCTTATATTGAGCTTGTCTAG
- the LOC107812062 gene encoding reticulon-like protein B5: protein MSDPVEEIVPDSSAKEVPGTVDHRDYSSSSSTDGDDFRRPTNEKPHLFGRQKPVHAALGGGKPADILLWRNKQISAGMLAAATVIWLLFEWIGYHLLTFICHSLILTLAILFFWSNISHFVNKTPMEFPEILLPEKLWTEVALLLRDRFNWAFGVFWEVASGKDLKKFLYSILGLWIVSIVGSWFDFLTLVYILFVMLLIVPWFYEKHEDQVDIYAQKAKKELKRQYSHLDEKVLQKLPKVPFVKDSKQQ from the exons ATGTCCGATCCAGTGGAGGAAATTGTTCCTGATTCTTCAGCGAAAGAGGTGCCAGGGACCGTTGATCACCGTGAttattcttcttcatcatccaccGATGGCGATGATTTTCGACGCCCCACCAACGAGAAGCCTCACCTCTTTGGCCGCCAGAAACCTGTCCATGCCGCCCTAGGCGGTGGCAAAC CCGCTGATATTTTGCTGTGGAGGAACAAGCAGATTTCAGCAGGGATGCTTGCTGCTGCCACTGTCATATGGCTGCTCTtcgaatggattggttatcattTGCTCACTTTTATTTGCCATTCTCTCATACTTACCTTGGCCATCTTGTTCTTTTGGTCAAATATCTCCCACTTCGTCAATAA GACTCCTATGGAATTTCCAGAGATTTTATTGCCAGAGAAATTATGGACTGAGGTTGCTCTCCTGTTGAGGGACAGATTCAACTGGGCATTTGGTGTCTTCTGGGAAGTGGCTTCTGGAAAGGATTTGAAGAAGTTCCTATAT AGTATTTTAGGCTTGTGGATTGTGTCTATCGTTGGCAGCTGGTTCGATTTTCTGACCCTTGTTTACATCT TATTTGTCATGCTGTTGATAGTACCCTGGTTCTATGAGAAACATGAAGATCAAGTGGATATCTATGCACAGAAGGCCAAAAAAGAACTCAAGAGACAGTACAGTCATTTGGATGAGAAGGTTCTTCAGAAACTACCAAAAGTTCCTTTTGTTAAAGACAGTAAGCAGCAGTGA